A segment of the Denticeps clupeoides chromosome 2, fDenClu1.1, whole genome shotgun sequence genome:
ATTTAGAAAATTgtcaataataatttaatcCGTAAACCTTTAAATTAAGAATACAGAACAATCTAAAGCAGACACAGTACAGAATCTCaggaataaatgaattattGGAAAACACTGAAATAAGTACCATGAAATGAAAGTTTGAGTAAGGGAGTATCTGAATGGTACCTGCATCTGTGCTCCCTTTTTGTCGTTGTTGGATACATGAAGGCGTATGCGACCATTCTTCTCGTCGCCAACTCTTAGGGAGATCATACCGAGCACCTCCATGTTCTGTAGGCCACCATCTCTCCCACAGGACAGTGAGATCTTCTCCTCAATCCGCATGTGAATGCTACgggtacacacacaccagacaactAAACATGTCTATATGTCTTCAGTCACCTCGCAAACTAGTTAACAATGATTCTGTTTTGGAGAACCTTTCTGTGTTGATGGGTGGCTGCAGGACTTTGGACACATCTGACGACTTTCTTCCCAAACCAGGGGCGATGACGTGCTCACCCTCAGACTTCAGCTTGTCCACAAAGTTATCAACCTCCTTCCCTTTTGCTCCCAGCTTCAGGGCTTTGCTTGAACTGCTTggtctgtaaaaataaataaataatatttgtcaTAACTTTTTAGACATTTAGAATAACTGCAGGTTCTGCAGTAGCTGAACCTGCTGACCAGTGGTTTGCAATGCCAGATCATATGATCATGATGGCCTTCACTAGCTGGATAAACAATGCTGGGCAGGGAACCCATGTTCTAAGCACAAGAAACTCAGTAGAATGTTATAGTACCTGACTGGAGCAGGAGCCACTTTGGGCTTTTCTGGTTCTACAAATGAGTCGGTGATTATTGTGGCAGGGTTGACGTTAGACATTCCAGAGCTGCCGAAACCGCCGAAACCTGGAGCCTTTTTGCCAGCACGCTCTGCATCCCGACGGGCCTGCTGCAGCTCCTTGGCCTTCCGCCGCATCTCCGCTTTAGCCTCCCTCTCCTGAGTCTGTATGCAGGAAAGCGACCGTTACAACAAGCAAACATGGGAATGATCGAGCTCTGCCTTGAGACAACATTAAGGCCTCCAACTGAACCATTAGAAATTGAGAAATGGGTTTTACAAGTTTGGCAAGTCAACATGCAGGGCTGTTGACAAGTTTTAAAGTCTATTAGTGCTACATGATATTTTATTCCAGCGTAATCACGCATTGTAAGATGTGTGATCTCAGGAAAAAGGCACAATTCTTTCACTGATTGATACAAAATACAATGGATTTCTGACAATAGCCCCTTACTGATCAACAAAAGTCTATTTGGAATAACATGAAAGAAGGTAAGGCGTGTAGACTGTTGCTGATATTGTTCGAACAGGACACAGAAACAGTGAATTGTGAAGGCCAATCTAAGATCACCTCTCTGACGGCACGGAACACTTTCTCCTCGTGGGAATCCATCTCTGTGAACGTGCGGATTTGAGCAAGGTTCACATTCTCCCGGTATCCCAGAGCCACGATTTCATCAAAGGCAAAGATGAGGTCGAAGCAGTGCTGAGAAATCTCACCCTCCTCCAGAACGCGACAGTACTCTGGGATCTGCAGACAAGATTAGCAGGTTCTCGTTCAGGGTCATCCTCACACTTCCGCACTTAACTATTCAATCGTGAAAAAAGCCCCCAGGTATCATCTCATAAAGTGATCATTCTGAATTGGTCAAGGACCGAGCTTTCACTTCCTACCACACGTGAGAAGAGGCGCAGGGTCTCCAGGTCCTCCAGGATGTTGCTGTTCTTGGTGGTGATCAGGACCATGTAGAGTTTTTCCAGTGGCTGGTAGACATAACGCACGCTCTCCGTTTCCACAAACGTGTGCTGCTTGCCCGTGTTCATTAGCTTGGGGAAGGCGGCCAGCAGGCCCTCGACGCGTGTCCGGGTCATTTCCACAAACTGACGGGACACAATGGCTTTGCCTGCTTTGGTGCACACTGCCGCAGCCAACAGCACCtagaagggaaaaagaaaaaacacaacgAAGCACTGAGCGGGACATGTTTATACCTTTTCACATTAGAGACCATATTGGATAAGACAACATGTTGTAAGAGTTAAACCAATATGATGTTCCAGATgtttacagacagacagacagatcaacATCAACACGGTAATGAAATTCACTCTCACATAACTCaacaaaacagcaacaaaaaatttGATACGTATCACAGGATTGTTTTCATTTGGTGCTTAGCTGTCCTTGCATGTAAAGCACGTTTTAAAGAGAGAATGATCCCCCAGTTTCCAGCTGACGGACAAGAAATCCGAGCGAAATCGAAGAGATTGACGTTCTTCTACGCGACGGCCTTGAGGTTCtacccattttaaactttgttcataaatataaatagtAATAAAGTTAACGGAGACCAACTGCACTGAGCATTAGTTACGTATTTCCATCTCGAAGAAACAGGGTCCCTGGCGAGCTGGAAATGAGTTTCCCTTCGTTAGCTCAGCTAGCACGCTAAGCAGCTAACATTCGCGCACCTGACCGCGGAATTCGCGTTTCAAAAGACGAAAAAGAGTGAGCAAAAGAGAAAGCGGACGGCACGGGTGTATTCAGAGTAAATGGGGCGCCTCCGTTGAATAATGAATGGCACCAACTTGCTAGCAGAGTTAAAAACGCCGTTAGCATGTTAGCTAAATGTTTCTACGGAGGTTGAGGTTCACGTCTttttagaataataaaaaaaactactgaaCACGAGAATACAACTCCATCCAGAGTGCGAGCTTAGACAGAACCGAGTAGTTGAGACGCTTGGACAAGAAAATGACGACGAACGAAAGGCTGAATTGCACGAAATATTGTTAGCACCAGGAAGCCAACTGGCTGCCTATCGTTAGCCGATTAAtgacagaacagaacacagtGTTCATTACCATTCTGGGTTTTCTTAAAGATTCGGGAATTCAGTCCTCAAATGTAATGTTCCCTGGTCACCACGAATATTCAGCCACGTTTGAAGTCACTACAACAGTTCGGTCCTTctgaggaattaaaaaaaaaaaaaaaaacaggcagaataTGGCAGCAGGACTGAGCCACGTCTTCAGAAGACGAGCAGGAAAAAGCAGCGCAGGCTGCGCCGCCCTACTGGCCGCTTACTGGAACTGCAGGCCTctttttaaggtggaacggGAAACGCGAATAAGAAGCCAACTTCATTCCGTGCGTCTCTCTTCCTCCCAGGGTTCTGTTCGACCTCATAGCACCCCAACTTTAGTTTTCAGCTCAACTCAGTGTCTCTTAACTATTGGCTAAATTTCACATCCATGAATGTAGATTCACTGGCAGGAAACCCAAGTCCAACACACTGGTTAAAGTACACCAAAATTCAACTTTGACCACTAGTGATGGGAATTCTGGGTCTTTTAAGAGAACCGGTCCTTGTTCTTAAGGCTCAGCTCACTAAAAAGAGCCGGCTCCCAAATGGCTCCTCAGATTTTTTCTTAGCTTCAATAAGCTTATTAtcaaaaaaattgtaaaaatgaatTTCTTAAACATTCTAGTGAATTTGTTatattgaatgtttttttttataagcttATTATAATCAACATTGGAACTAAAACAAATACCCATCTCAATTTGATGATCAAATATTGTATACAATTTATAAAATGTCAACTACATAGAGTGTAAGAAAACAGAGAAGCTAATTacacatttacgttggtagttggagttcataggcaagtgtacTTTCCAGATATGTGATGTTTTTTGGCCATATCACATAGCCCTAGACAATTTTTCTGTTCCTTGGTAAAAACGGAGTGATGCACCAATATTTCAGCCATGTGCTGCTATCAGCTGACATTTACCTTGCGGACCATTGACAGCCAATTCATAGATATGgcttcccctggagacactcagtgttaagtgtctgttacccacttggctactacctaGAAAATAGGTTTAAATATTAGCTGTAATCTAGCTGTAACTCAGTAATACTAAAAGTAACTGGATGAAAgagaacaacacacaacacaattagCATTATTTCtgctattattatttgtaatttcgatcattttaaatataggAAGCTGATAACAgcatagatttttttccccagatttccatatttaaatatgaCCAAAACTATTGGACTTTTGGCCATATTGGATCTCACAAGTTATAATAGCTGATAAAAGTAGAACTCAAATacacataaatgatttaaatattcTACTTGAATCATCTATTTATTGAGAAAAATAACCAGAGAAAAAGTATTCTGTCAATGATAATCAGGTGAGAgtataaactttatttataaaatgtctAACGTCCTTACACTTCTGTCCCACCAGGTTGCGCTGTATCCTTGTTTGACTCATTGTTTTAACCCTAATTAGTATTCCATTTCTTTCACCTTCCTCATTAAATATCCTAATTATCTTAATTCCTTGTCACCGATCTGTGGTGCAAGTTTAGACTTGAGGCATTCTGTGTTCTAATTGGCCTGTTTTTCATCACAATAATAAATCTCAAAATGTTGTGCATTTGTGGCTTGTGTCTGGTTTTTAGGAGGACAAACTTCTCGTTGAAATAATCACAACCCAACCGAGAGGGCCTGGGTTGTCCTTTCCTGGgtctttttgttgtgtgtgtttgtttctgtaaaattgttTGATGATTGTTGGTACCCCTGTTCATGTGTGATGTAAAACGTAATGTGTAGTATGGTcttcaaatgtaaatgagtacAGCAATCAATATTTGCACAcccaattttattattttattcactttgctTTCTGGGTTTGGTGTGCAGGTGTGAATGAATTTTATTCTGAACTGATTTGAATTGAACTGTCTGCTTAAACTGTTTCAAAAGCATTCTGTTAAATGTGGGGAGTAAACCCACAAAGACTTAGAGGCTTACTCCTAATGTCTGATTTGtagataattaaaatgattaaaccTGGTGCACTCTACATCAAATAATGGCAAATAACCAGTTAATAGATGTGTCTCCAGTGATGTTGAAACATTAACCTCTTTCCGTAACTTCAGATGTTGCCTTTTAATGATTTTGTATAAAGACATCAAGATTTGTTGAAATGTGAGTAATTGAGACAGCACAAAATGTTTCAGAATTTCCACTGCTTTACCATGTTGTGAATTTGAATATGATGTGTTCATTTTCACTTGGGATGTAGCAACCGACACCTgcaatacaaataaatgatgATTGATTTAAACGATGAACTTTAGTGGGGGGGTGGAAAGGTTTGGAAGCTGCATTTTGTCTTACCCACATCAGGCCTGATTATGGTGCCATTTTTAAGCTGAACCAGGAATTCCCAGTATGTGCGTTTATCGCTGTTTCCAGTTATTCCGTTCAAACTCGTCAGGTAAGGCCCATAGTCAATGGTGTTGTTCACTTCAAACCTACAATCAGCAAAAACTCAGGCAGTATCTACTGTCCATCACAATGAGAAAGTCTGTACCCTCTGTACGATTGACTGGGGTTCTATtacaatgaatgtttttttttattaagatcacctgcaattaaacatttttgta
Coding sequences within it:
- the arcn1b gene encoding archain 1b; translation: MVLLAAAVCTKAGKAIVSRQFVEMTRTRVEGLLAAFPKLMNTGKQHTFVETESVRYVYQPLEKLYMVLITTKNSNILEDLETLRLFSRVIPEYCRVLEEGEISQHCFDLIFAFDEIVALGYRENVNLAQIRTFTEMDSHEEKVFRAVRETQEREAKAEMRRKAKELQQARRDAERAGKKAPGFGGFGSSGMSNVNPATIITDSFVEPEKPKVAPAPVRPSSSSKALKLGAKGKEVDNFVDKLKSEGEHVIAPGLGRKSSDVSKVLQPPINTESIHMRIEEKISLSCGRDGGLQNMEVLGMISLRVGDEKNGRIRLHVSNNDKKGAQMQTHPNVDKKLFSSDSVIGLKNPDKSFPLNSDVGVLKWRLQSTDESVIPLTINCWPSEAGSSCDVNIEYELQEEELELNDVVITIPVPSGVGAPLIGDLDGEYRHDTRRNILEWCLPVIDANNKSGSLEFSIAGQPNDFFPVNVCFVSKRSYCDIQVAKVTLVEGDGQVKFSTETSFISDKYEIL